In the genome of Streptomyces sp. NBC_00259, the window ATCTCCTCGGCGGCCTCGCCGCGCCACGCCTTGACCGTCTGCTCGCCGTGCTCGGCGACCTTCTCGTACGTCTCGCGGGCCCGGACCGCGTACTCGGCGGCGACACCGACGCTCCGCAGCGCCAGGTCCTGCGCGCTCTCGCCGAGCTTCTTCAGGTCGGTGTCCAGGTTCCCGAGCACCTCGGTGACCTTGGCCTGCACGGTGGCCTGGGCCTCCTTGGCCTGAGCGGTCACCTTCGCCTGCACGGCCTTCGGGTCGGTCTCGCGCACGGCATCGATCCGCGCGGGCGCCTCGGCACGCAGCTGCTCGATCAGCGCGGGCACCTTCCGGGCCTGCTGCACGGCGAGGTCGGCCGTACCGGCCGCGAAGTAGAGGGGGGTCGGGTCGGTGAGGGTCTTACGCAGGTCATCAGTGATGGCCATGACTGTGGTCCTCCCGGATCGCAGATTCGTCGGTTCGGTCGTTCAGACTTCGGGTGATGAGGGTTGGTCGGCACCACTTGCTGCGGCCGTGCGGGGGCCGTCCTCGGCGGTGTCCTTATCCGTATCGGCGTCGAAGCCGTTCTCCTTGCGGAAAGACTCGTAGATCTGCAGCAGCACCTGCTTCTGCCGCTCGTTGATCGAGGGATCGGCCAGGATGACGGCCCGCGTCTCCAGCTCGTCCCGCTCCCGCTCGTCCAGAATCCCGGCCCGCACGTAAAGCGTCTCCGCGGAGATCCGCAGCGCCTTGGCGACCTGCTGCAACACCTCCGCGCTCGGCTTGCGCAGCCCGCGCTCGATCTGGCTCAGATACGGATTGGACACCCCGGCGGCATCGGCGAGCTGCCGCAGCGAGAGCTGCGCGCTGCGCCGCTGCTCGCGGAGGTAGTCACCGAGATTGCCGACGTTGAGTGATGCCATGCCACTGATGGTGCAACATCCGCGCTAACTATTGCAAGCAGCTGCTTGCAATAGTGTGCTCCATCACCCGGACGGTCCCTGTGACGGAGCACCGTAGGTATCAGTTGACCAGGACAACCGTCACCGCTCGGCTTGGCGGACTCCCGTGCAGGCAAGGACTGCTGTCCCGGCGCAGCGTAGGTGGCGGATTCTCAGGGCTTCGGAGTTCGACCTCGTGGATTCTCACCCGTTACCGAGGGCGACCAGACGGCAAGGTCCCGCCGGGCAGCGAGACGAAGCGCCATCCTCGCGGTCCTGTGATCTGCCAAGCTTCGAACG includes:
- a CDS encoding helix-turn-helix domain-containing protein is translated as MASLNVGNLGDYLREQRRSAQLSLRQLADAAGVSNPYLSQIERGLRKPSAEVLQQVAKALRISAETLYVRAGILDERERDELETRAVILADPSINERQKQVLLQIYESFRKENGFDADTDKDTAEDGPRTAAASGADQPSSPEV